AGCGCTGTTCGCCGGTGCTGGCGTCAAGGCCGATCACACGGTCATCCTGAGTCTGCACCACGACGATATCGCCATTGGTGGCAGGCGGTGCGAGCACCTCACTGGTCACGCGGGCGCGCCATTTCTCTTCACCGGTGCCGGAGTCCAGCGCCACGACTTCGCCTTTGAGCGTGCCGAGCATGACCATGCCGTAACCCACGCCAACGGCGCCGGAGACAGGCAGTTCAAGGTCTTTCTTCCACTTCACATCGCCGGTCATGCGATCCAGGGAAGTCACGATACCGGTCACGTCGGCGGCCACAATGTTGTCACCGTCGATTGCCGGTACCAGCATGTTGTAGGTTTCGCCCTGACCGTCACCGATGGAGCGGCTCCACTGCTTTTGCAGGACCACCTCTTCCTTGAAGCTGGTCAGCTCCGCAGGTGGCAGTTCTTTTTTACTGTTGCTGCTGCAACCCGCGGCCAGAACGGCCAGAGCCAGCAATGCTGCATGTTTCCAACGGATCACGTCACGCATCCCCTTTGGCCAGGTCGTCCAGCTTGATTTGTAAGCCACCGACCGCCGCTTCATCAGACAGCGCCGCCTTGGCTTTTTGGTACGCAGCATTGGCTTCGTCGGTACGACCCAATTGGACCAACAGGTCGCCCTTGAGCTCTTCGCGAGTGGCTACAAATGCCTTGTCAGCATCGCCGTCGAGCAGTTTGAGTGCTTCGTCAGCCTTGTTCTGTGCCGCCAATACCTGTGCCAGGCGTTGACGTGCGATTTCACCCAGAGTCGGGTTGGTCGGTTTGTCGGCGATAGCCTTGAGCTCAGTGGCTGCATCATCCAGCTTGCCGGTGTCGACCGCGACTTTCGCGACGAACAGACTACCGTACTGGGCGTAGGTCGTACCGCCAAATTCGTTCTTCAGCTTGCCGGCCAGGTCTGCCACGCGTGCAGGATCCGGCTTGCCGTCCGGGGTCAGGGTGGTTTCCAGCAATTGCTGGTAAACGATCGAAGCGCCCTGGGACTGGTTGGCCTGATACTTGGTCCAGGCTTGCCAGCCGAACACCACCACTAAAGCCAGCAGACCGCCGGTAACCAGGGGCTTGCCGTTACGCTGCCACCAGTCCTTGAACTCGGCCAGTTGCTCATCATCAGTACTCGACACCCCAATACTCCTTAATCGCTAAATTCGGCTGTTCGACAGCTTCAACCCTGCACGACGCAGGTGGCCAGGTGCGCAGCGAGCGCATCAAAGGCAATGTTCTGTTGTTCGCCCTGGCCACGCAGGGGTTTGAAACCTATCACTTGCTGGGCCAACTCGTCATCGCCGAGGATCAGCGCATACAGCGCGCCGCTCTTGTCAGCCTTCTTGAACTGGCTCTTGAAGCTGCCCGCGCCGGCATTGACTTGCAGACGCAGGTTCGGCAGTTGGTCACGCACCTTTTCGCTCAGGGCCAGGGCAGCCAGTTCGGCGGCCTCGCCAAAAGCGCAAAGATACACGTCCACCTGGCGGGAAATCTCTTGTGGCACTTGCTCAAGGGTCTCGAGCAACAGGATCAGCCGCTCGATGCCCATGGCGAAACCTACGCCCGTGGTCGGCTTGCCACCCATTTGCTCGACCAGGCCGTCGTAACGACCGCCCGCACACACGGTGCCCTGGGCACCGAGTTTGTCGGTAACCCACTCGAACACGGTCTTGCTGTAGTAGTCGAGGCCGCGCACCAGCTTGGGGTTGATCACGTAGGGAATACCGGCCGCATCCAGGCGAGCCTTGAGGCCCTCGAAGTGCGTGCGCGATTCGTCGTCCAGGTAATCAGCCATTTTCGGCGCGTCGACCAGTACGGCCTGGGTGTCGGCGTTCTTGGTATCAAGCACGCGCAACGGGTTGGTCTTCAGGCGGCGCTGGCTGTCTTCGTCCAGCCTGTCCAGGTGGGCCGACAGGTACTCGACCAGGGCTTCGCGATAGCGACCGCGGGACTCACTCGTGCCCAGGCTGTTGAGTTCGAGCTTGACCGCATCGCGGATGCCCAACTCGCCCCACAGGCGCCAGGTCAGGACGATCAGCTCGGCGTCGATGTCCGGACCGTCCAGGTTGAAGACTTCGCAACCGATCTGGTGGAATTGGCGATAACGGCCTTTCTGCGGGCGCTCGTGGCGGAACATCGGGCCGATGTACCACAGTTTCTGGGTCTGGCCGCCACCGGTGATGCCATGCTCCAGCACAGCGCGAACGCACGCGGCGGTGCCTTCCGGCCGCAGGGTCAGGGAGTCGCCGTTACGGTCTTCAAAGGTGTACATCTCTTTTTCGACGATGTCGGTCACTTCACCGATGGAGCGCTTGAACAGCTCGGTGAACTCGACGATCGGCACGCGGATCTGCTTGTAACCGTAGTTATCCAGCAGGCGCGCGACGGTGCTCTCGAAATAGCGCCACAGCGGCGTCTGCTCCGGGAGGATGTCGTTCATGCCACGAATGGCTTGCAGAGACTTGCTCACATCAAATCCTTAAATTCGTTCAATCAGCCGCGAGCGATCAGCGCTGCATCAGCGGCGACCTTCTCGGCCGCTTTCTGGCGGATCAGTTTTTCGAGCTGATCCACCAGATTGTCATTCGTTAACTTCTGCGCCGGCTTGCCGTCGATGTAGATCAGGTTCGGCGTACCGCCGGTCAGGCCCACATGCGCCTCCTTGGCCTCACCCGGCCCGTTGACCACGCAACCGATCACCGCGACATCCAGCGGCACCAGCAGGTCTTCGAGACGCAACTCCAGATCGTTCATGGTTTTCACCACGTCAAAGTTCTGCC
This genomic stretch from Pseudomonas orientalis harbors:
- a CDS encoding YfgM family protein, with protein sequence MSSTDDEQLAEFKDWWQRNGKPLVTGGLLALVVVFGWQAWTKYQANQSQGASIVYQQLLETTLTPDGKPDPARVADLAGKLKNEFGGTTYAQYGSLFVAKVAVDTGKLDDAATELKAIADKPTNPTLGEIARQRLAQVLAAQNKADEALKLLDGDADKAFVATREELKGDLLVQLGRTDEANAAYQKAKAALSDEAAVGGLQIKLDDLAKGDA
- the hisS gene encoding histidine--tRNA ligase, which gives rise to MSKSLQAIRGMNDILPEQTPLWRYFESTVARLLDNYGYKQIRVPIVEFTELFKRSIGEVTDIVEKEMYTFEDRNGDSLTLRPEGTAACVRAVLEHGITGGGQTQKLWYIGPMFRHERPQKGRYRQFHQIGCEVFNLDGPDIDAELIVLTWRLWGELGIRDAVKLELNSLGTSESRGRYREALVEYLSAHLDRLDEDSQRRLKTNPLRVLDTKNADTQAVLVDAPKMADYLDDESRTHFEGLKARLDAAGIPYVINPKLVRGLDYYSKTVFEWVTDKLGAQGTVCAGGRYDGLVEQMGGKPTTGVGFAMGIERLILLLETLEQVPQEISRQVDVYLCAFGEAAELAALALSEKVRDQLPNLRLQVNAGAGSFKSQFKKADKSGALYALILGDDELAQQVIGFKPLRGQGEQQNIAFDALAAHLATCVVQG